CGCTATAGGCGTTATGTTATTTATTTTTCACAAACATTCAACATTATTGCTAAATTCGATTACCACTTATTTGTTTTCATTTTAAAAATTATACAATATGGAAAATATTTCTATAAAATAAATCAACACTTCGTAAAAATACGACAATTTGTTTTATTTAAACAACAAAAACGTTTTTGCAACCCGTTTTTCGTTAAAGTCCACAATTGGTATTGCCGTTTTATAGCAAATTTGCCATATAGCTTTCTAAAAATTGATATCCTTGTATAATCTCAGAATACTCCTGATAACTTTTACGGTATACCTCAATAAAGACAGCTCCTTGATAATTTTGTTTTTTAAGTATGGGAATCAGCCCCAAAATTTTTCCATCCCCTTTGCCTGGTAACAAACAATCCTGTTGTCCTTTCCGGTCGCTAAAGTGAATATGGCGTACTTGCTCTCCCATTACTTTTAACATTTCTATTGGTGATACTTCACTGCGAATACACTGCTTTGTATCCAAAGTAAAATGGACAGAATCCCCTAGTTGTTGTTTCATTCTTTGGATGAAATCAATATTACGACTTTTACAGCGGGCAACATTCTCCTGTAACAATTCTATTCCAGCTGATTTTGCATACTCGTTCAGTTTATCAAACCGTTCAAAATATAGGTTGTCTTCACACAAAACATCTTTATGCGCCCCATGAAAAATCAAATATTTTGCCCCTATCCTATTACAAAATTCAAAATAGTGCTGGTATAGACAAACCCCATCCTCAAAACGCCTTTTATAATTACTAAAAAATAAAAGTGGTTCCATACCAGA
This is a stretch of genomic DNA from Clostridium facile. It encodes these proteins:
- a CDS encoding sugar phosphate isomerase/epimerase family protein translates to MKCGVSTACYYPEPTENALYELVSHQVPYIEIFLNTFSELEVPFVKRLQEILKQGMTQVVSVHPFTSGMEPLLFFSNYKRRFEDGVCLYQHYFEFCNRIGAKYLIFHGAHKDVLCEDNLYFERFDKLNEYAKSAGIELLQENVARCKSRNIDFIQRMKQQLGDSVHFTLDTKQCIRSEVSPIEMLKVMGEQVRHIHFSDRKGQQDCLLPGKGDGKILGLIPILKKQNYQGAVFIEVYRKSYQEYSEIIQGYQFLESYMANLL